The following are encoded in a window of Staphylospora marina genomic DNA:
- a CDS encoding peptidoglycan DD-metalloendopeptidase family protein — MRNFRYWLPVVLSMILSFTVFPLPRSADAAPNFSMPFPCNQTWVGETRTNHNPTYAVDLNRANDLGDPVVASAAGKVITVRDLGNTSYGKYVVIDHGGGWTTWYAHLQSFSVSVGQSVKKGQKIGAVGSSGGSTGPHLHYEQRLNGTVQKIKWEGTQILYYGQKNYTSKNSCGSSTVTGTVKTTSGAPLNIRSGPGTSYSVVGQVANGATVTIQCQVRGETVTGTFGTSNLWNRIGSGKYVADAYVYTGSDGQVAPTCK, encoded by the coding sequence TTGAGGAATTTCAGATATTGGCTTCCTGTTGTGTTGTCCATGATTCTTTCCTTCACCGTTTTTCCCCTCCCGCGTTCGGCGGACGCCGCACCCAATTTTTCCATGCCGTTTCCGTGCAACCAGACGTGGGTCGGGGAGACGCGGACCAATCACAATCCGACGTATGCGGTGGATTTGAACCGGGCCAATGACCTCGGAGATCCCGTGGTGGCATCGGCTGCCGGGAAGGTGATCACGGTTCGGGATCTGGGCAACACCAGCTACGGCAAGTACGTGGTGATTGATCACGGCGGAGGCTGGACCACTTGGTATGCCCATCTCCAATCGTTCAGTGTTTCCGTCGGTCAAAGCGTGAAAAAGGGACAAAAAATCGGAGCGGTGGGAAGCAGCGGAGGATCGACCGGGCCGCACCTGCACTATGAACAACGGCTCAACGGAACCGTTCAGAAAATCAAGTGGGAAGGAACTCAAATCCTGTATTACGGTCAAAAGAATTATACCAGCAAGAACAGTTGCGGCAGCAGCACCGTAACCGGTACGGTCAAAACAACCAGCGGTGCTCCGCTCAACATCCGCTCGGGCCCGGGCACCAGCTACAGCGTGGTGGGGCAGGTGGCCAACGGTGCCACGGTCACCATCCAGTGTCAGGTTCGGGGTGAAACCGTGACCGGCACGTTCGGGACCAGCAATCTGTGGAACCGGATCGGCAGCGGAAAATATGTTGCCGATGCATATGTCTACACCGGGTCGGACGGGCAAGTGGCCCCCACCTGTAAATGA
- a CDS encoding protein-L-isoaspartate O-methyltransferase family protein, with the protein MDQVVDGPARHKDHSDHPAGAEMVRLLQLLRVEKGNRVLEIGGTEWTSMLLSAMVEPEGRVDPLQADPPLEEMADIRFEPAEDSPGFPEEASYDRIISWSGLDRLPDAWTEHLAEGGVLVAPFSVLPLPDSQVVCRFVKENRKLTDGDVWEGSRSAESASARNGVMWKTGEREGQAWAGADWMKGRKPERWGQRFRTAQGVPSPVRETAASIRPFLLATAPEGLTTAHHPVIGRCIGYSSADGFALAALHERVWLVSDDRHGRVLRQWWDEWGRRGKPDYKDLRASVSGGRVRVVLRR; encoded by the coding sequence ATGGACCAAGTGGTGGATGGGCCGGCACGTCACAAAGATCATTCGGATCACCCGGCCGGGGCGGAGATGGTACGATTGCTGCAATTACTTCGCGTTGAGAAAGGGAACCGGGTGTTGGAGATCGGTGGAACGGAGTGGACGTCCATGCTCTTGTCTGCCATGGTTGAACCGGAAGGACGGGTGGATCCCCTTCAGGCGGATCCGCCATTGGAGGAGATGGCTGACATCCGGTTTGAACCCGCGGAAGACTCCCCGGGATTTCCGGAAGAAGCCTCCTATGACCGGATCATTTCATGGTCGGGGCTGGACCGTTTGCCGGACGCATGGACAGAGCATTTGGCAGAGGGCGGGGTGTTGGTGGCTCCGTTTTCGGTGTTGCCCCTCCCGGACTCTCAGGTGGTTTGCCGGTTTGTGAAGGAAAACCGGAAGCTGACGGACGGAGACGTGTGGGAAGGCTCACGGTCGGCGGAGTCTGCTTCGGCGCGGAACGGCGTCATGTGGAAGACGGGCGAAAGGGAAGGGCAGGCCTGGGCCGGCGCGGACTGGATGAAGGGGCGCAAGCCGGAACGTTGGGGACAGCGTTTCCGCACGGCGCAGGGGGTGCCGTCACCGGTCAGGGAAACGGCGGCGTCGATTCGCCCGTTCCTGTTGGCCACGGCACCGGAAGGGCTCACCACGGCCCATCACCCGGTGATCGGTCGGTGCATCGGTTACAGCAGTGCGGACGGATTTGCACTGGCCGCCTTGCATGAACGGGTTTGGCTGGTCTCCGATGATCGGCACGGGCGAGTCCTTCGTCAGTGGTGGGACGAGTGGGGGCGGCGCGGGAAGCCGGATTACAAGGATCTGCGGGCAAGCGTGTCCGGCGGACGGGTGAGGGTTGTGCTCAGAAGGTGA
- a CDS encoding carbohydrate kinase family protein produces the protein MKRVFCVGELLIDWVCTEHGVSLAEGSRFEKKAGGAPANVAAAVARLGGEAVFMGRVGEDPFGDFLVNTLRKERVDVSMIDRGGSTTFAFVSLKADGERDFVFCRGADGEYSLDRIDLSRLRSGDILHFGSATAWLPGELRVTVFQLLSIARDRGMFISFDPNHRDALIHDLESFRRDCLHFLEHARFVKMSEEEAMLVSGVKDPMVAVNVLMRHGPDVLCVTMGASGTLLATRERMELVPSVRVKQVDSTGAGDAFVGAMLYRFAGEERLEEALGHHGKLAEFVRFANRAGAAACTGYGAIASLPTLEQVLSL, from the coding sequence ATGAAGCGTGTGTTTTGCGTGGGAGAGTTGCTCATCGATTGGGTATGCACCGAACACGGGGTGTCGTTGGCGGAAGGAAGCCGCTTCGAGAAAAAAGCGGGCGGCGCGCCGGCCAATGTGGCAGCCGCCGTGGCCAGGTTGGGAGGGGAAGCGGTGTTCATGGGACGGGTGGGGGAAGATCCCTTCGGAGATTTTCTGGTGAACACCTTGCGAAAAGAACGGGTGGACGTGTCGATGATCGACCGGGGAGGATCCACCACATTTGCCTTTGTTTCCCTCAAAGCGGACGGAGAACGGGATTTCGTGTTCTGCCGCGGGGCGGACGGTGAGTATTCCCTTGACCGGATCGACCTTTCCCGGTTGCGGTCGGGAGACATATTGCACTTCGGCTCCGCCACGGCCTGGTTGCCCGGAGAGCTTCGCGTCACGGTGTTTCAATTGCTTTCGATCGCCCGGGATCGGGGAATGTTCATCTCGTTTGATCCCAATCACCGCGATGCCCTGATTCATGATTTGGAATCATTCAGGCGGGATTGTCTTCATTTCCTGGAACATGCCCGGTTTGTGAAGATGAGCGAAGAGGAGGCCATGCTTGTCTCCGGCGTGAAGGATCCGATGGTCGCGGTAAACGTGCTGATGCGGCACGGTCCGGACGTGTTGTGTGTCACCATGGGAGCATCCGGAACGCTTTTGGCGACCCGGGAGCGGATGGAGTTGGTTCCGTCGGTACGGGTGAAGCAGGTGGATTCCACCGGCGCGGGAGACGCGTTTGTCGGTGCGATGCTGTACCGGTTTGCCGGGGAAGAGCGGTTGGAAGAAGCATTGGGCCATCATGGGAAATTGGCGGAATTTGTCCGGTTTGCCAACCGCGCCGGGGCGGCGGCGTGTACGGGCTACGGGGCCATCGCTTCCCTGCCGACGTTGGAGCAGGTTTTGTCATTGTGA
- a CDS encoding ketoacyl-ACP synthase III — MTSAIPVSQARISAIGTHVPERVLTNRDLERLVETSDEWIVQRTGIHERRIAANDEFTSDLCVKAVENLVERHQVRLADIDFVIVSTATPDAPFPSVASQVHHRLGLSRTAGAIDISAACAGFVHGLNMANALITSEQCRKVLVIGAETLSKITDYTDRTTCILFGDAAGAVLVEHDSKEPSFIRSVSTTDGSAGIHLYCSGIADRIGGKPILRNGKLVQNGREVFKIAVHTLVREIPPLLAEEGLTPGDLDLFVPHSANIRIIEAVCSRIGIPMEKVLFSATRYGNTSSASIPLALKDGMDAGKLKRGDLVLLSGFGGGFVHTSTLIRWTI, encoded by the coding sequence GTGACTTCCGCGATTCCCGTTTCCCAAGCCCGCATTTCCGCCATCGGGACCCATGTTCCCGAACGCGTGCTGACCAATCGAGACCTGGAACGGTTGGTGGAAACCTCGGATGAATGGATCGTGCAACGAACCGGCATCCATGAACGTCGAATCGCCGCCAACGACGAATTCACGTCGGATCTGTGTGTCAAAGCCGTGGAAAACCTGGTGGAGAGACACCAGGTACGTTTGGCGGACATCGATTTTGTCATCGTGTCCACCGCCACTCCCGATGCGCCGTTCCCCAGCGTGGCCAGTCAGGTCCACCACCGCCTCGGTCTTTCCCGGACAGCCGGTGCGATCGACATCTCGGCGGCCTGTGCCGGATTTGTCCACGGACTCAATATGGCCAATGCGTTGATCACGTCGGAACAATGCCGCAAAGTATTGGTCATCGGCGCGGAAACGCTGTCCAAAATCACCGATTACACGGACCGCACCACCTGCATTCTGTTCGGCGATGCCGCCGGTGCGGTCCTGGTGGAACACGACTCCAAGGAGCCTTCCTTCATCCGCTCCGTCTCCACCACGGACGGTTCGGCCGGCATTCACCTCTATTGCTCCGGAATCGCCGATCGCATCGGCGGCAAACCGATCCTCCGCAACGGAAAACTGGTGCAAAACGGGCGGGAAGTGTTCAAAATCGCCGTCCATACCCTGGTGCGGGAGATTCCGCCCCTCTTGGCAGAGGAAGGCCTCACCCCGGGAGATTTGGACCTGTTCGTGCCGCACAGTGCCAACATCCGCATCATCGAAGCGGTCTGCAGCCGCATCGGGATCCCCATGGAAAAGGTGTTGTTCAGCGCAACGCGGTACGGAAACACCTCATCGGCTTCCATTCCGCTTGCCCTGAAGGACGGGATGGACGCAGGCAAGCTGAAGCGCGGCGACCTCGTCCTGCTGTCAGGATTCGGCGGCGGTTTCGTCCACACCAGCACGCTCATCCGCTGGACGATCTGA
- the tenA gene encoding thiaminase II: MTFSERLRREADPVWQASFEHPFVKGIADGSLPMACFRHYVLQDSYYLSHFARVQAIGATKADSLPETARMALHAQRTCDAELSLHRRFMNRLNITEQEKETFEPAPTAYAYTSHLYRAAWTGEYGDVIAAILPCYWLYMEIGERLKGKEPDEPIYREWISAYGSDWFRQLVEEQIRCLNRIADRASEATRNRMRDHFLISSRYEWMFWEMAWRLESWPADAARGKIG; the protein is encoded by the coding sequence TTGACATTCAGCGAACGGCTCAGACGGGAAGCGGATCCGGTGTGGCAAGCCAGTTTCGAGCATCCTTTCGTGAAGGGAATCGCGGACGGCAGCTTGCCGATGGCTTGTTTCCGTCACTATGTGCTCCAGGATTCCTACTATCTTTCCCACTTCGCCCGTGTGCAGGCCATCGGGGCGACCAAAGCGGATTCGCTCCCGGAAACGGCGAGAATGGCCCTTCACGCTCAGCGCACCTGTGACGCCGAGCTGTCCCTCCATCGGCGCTTCATGAATCGTTTGAACATCACGGAGCAGGAAAAAGAAACGTTCGAACCTGCCCCCACGGCATACGCATACACGTCCCATCTGTATCGTGCCGCATGGACGGGGGAGTACGGAGACGTCATTGCCGCCATTCTTCCGTGTTATTGGCTGTACATGGAGATCGGGGAAAGGCTGAAAGGGAAAGAGCCGGATGAGCCGATCTACCGGGAGTGGATCTCCGCCTACGGCAGCGACTGGTTCCGTCAGCTGGTGGAGGAGCAGATCCGCTGTCTGAACCGGATTGCCGATCGGGCTTCGGAAGCGACCCGAAACCGGATGAGAGATCACTTCCTGATCAGCAGCCGGTATGAATGGATGTTCTGGGAAATGGCGTGGCGCCTGGAATCGTGGCCGGCGGATGCCGCGCGCGGAAAAATCGGGTGA
- a CDS encoding ECF transporter S component: MNKGLKLTDILVTVVISVVFGVVYKLWGPLYYAVKPFGLHLDQFLYGMWFIAAAVAFLIIRKPGVAVLAEMAAASGELIMGSEWGLETMIYGLVQGLFAELIFALFRYKRYDLPVLFLAAAASTVGSLIMDFWKGYIDELAAWNLTLYIGMRLIGALVIAGWFARVLVNALDATGVTRLVRPASREDWDSLDRE, encoded by the coding sequence TTGAACAAAGGACTGAAGCTGACGGACATTCTCGTGACGGTTGTCATTTCCGTCGTGTTCGGCGTGGTGTACAAGCTGTGGGGACCGCTGTATTACGCGGTCAAGCCGTTCGGGCTCCATCTGGACCAGTTTCTCTACGGCATGTGGTTCATCGCCGCGGCGGTGGCGTTTCTGATCATCCGCAAACCGGGAGTGGCCGTCTTGGCGGAGATGGCCGCTGCTTCCGGGGAATTGATCATGGGATCGGAGTGGGGGCTGGAAACGATGATCTACGGACTGGTGCAAGGTCTGTTCGCCGAATTGATCTTTGCCCTGTTCCGGTACAAGCGGTACGACTTGCCGGTGTTGTTTTTGGCCGCGGCCGCTTCCACCGTCGGGTCCCTGATCATGGATTTCTGGAAAGGGTACATCGATGAACTGGCGGCTTGGAACCTGACGCTGTATATCGGAATGCGGCTGATCGGAGCGCTGGTGATCGCCGGCTGGTTCGCCCGCGTTCTGGTGAACGCGCTGGATGCGACCGGAGTGACCCGGCTGGTTCGCCCCGCTTCCCGGGAAGATTGGGACTCCCTGGACCGGGAGTGA
- a CDS encoding ABC transporter ATP-binding protein, whose protein sequence is MKPALSVKGLRLKFPGKEGLLFKDLSVTVRRGEKVLFLGPSGCGKSTLLRVMCGLIPRVIDVPAKAEEQRIPDSWGMVFQDPDTQFCMPYVDEEIAFVLENLGVPREEMPGRIRDLLERVGLHLPDPHVRIGTLSGGMKQRLAIASVLALEPDVLFLDEPTSMLDPEGTREVWEVVREVARDRTVVIVEHKIDRVLDFVDRILLFDSHGRILADGRPDVVLKRHREEIRHFGIWHPGVWDEWMRENPGRFGRNAENREVIVLRDFSGFRRKEPHIRVEAAQVREGDWIAVTGANGAGKTTLLLALMRLIRTRGECRLPGMSGERVADLTGQVNLVFQNPEHQFVERTVFDEIAFALRRSGAPEEEVNRRVNELLELFGLHGKEMQHPHLLSTGEKRRLSVATAVAVKPRVLLLDEPTFGLDAANTFRLLELLESMRRQGTTILMVTHDERIMADAATRIWVIRSGRLAEDKVPGGSAAWTDGRGKEEAACLSTRI, encoded by the coding sequence ATGAAACCGGCACTTTCCGTCAAGGGGCTCAGGCTCAAGTTTCCGGGCAAAGAAGGACTTCTGTTCAAGGATCTGTCCGTGACGGTCCGACGGGGAGAGAAGGTTCTCTTTCTCGGGCCGTCCGGATGCGGGAAATCGACGCTGCTTCGGGTGATGTGCGGATTGATTCCCCGCGTCATCGATGTTCCGGCCAAGGCGGAAGAGCAACGGATTCCCGATTCGTGGGGCATGGTTTTTCAAGATCCGGACACCCAATTTTGCATGCCGTATGTGGATGAGGAAATCGCCTTTGTGCTGGAAAATCTGGGAGTTCCGCGGGAAGAGATGCCGGGGAGGATTCGCGATTTGCTTGAGCGGGTCGGTCTTCATCTCCCGGATCCCCATGTCCGGATCGGCACGCTCTCCGGGGGAATGAAGCAGCGGTTGGCCATCGCTTCCGTGCTGGCTCTGGAGCCCGACGTGCTGTTTCTGGACGAACCGACGTCCATGCTGGATCCTGAAGGGACGCGGGAAGTCTGGGAAGTGGTTCGCGAAGTGGCCCGTGACCGGACCGTGGTGATCGTGGAACACAAGATTGACCGGGTGCTGGATTTTGTCGACCGGATCCTGCTTTTCGATTCGCACGGACGCATCCTTGCGGACGGCCGGCCCGATGTCGTGTTGAAGCGCCACCGGGAAGAGATCCGCCATTTCGGCATCTGGCACCCCGGAGTCTGGGACGAATGGATGAGAGAAAATCCGGGGCGATTCGGCCGGAACGCGGAAAACCGGGAAGTGATTGTGCTCCGGGATTTCAGCGGATTCCGCCGGAAAGAGCCCCACATCCGGGTGGAAGCGGCGCAGGTGAGGGAAGGAGATTGGATCGCCGTCACCGGGGCAAACGGAGCGGGCAAAACCACTCTGCTCCTCGCCCTGATGCGCCTGATCCGCACCCGGGGGGAATGCCGCCTGCCCGGAATGTCCGGCGAGCGGGTCGCCGACTTGACCGGGCAAGTGAATCTGGTGTTTCAGAATCCCGAGCATCAGTTTGTCGAGCGGACCGTGTTTGATGAAATCGCGTTCGCGCTCCGGCGAAGCGGCGCTCCCGAAGAAGAAGTGAACCGCCGGGTGAATGAGCTGCTGGAGCTGTTCGGGCTTCACGGCAAGGAGATGCAACATCCGCACTTGTTGTCCACCGGAGAGAAGCGGCGACTCAGCGTCGCCACCGCCGTGGCGGTGAAACCAAGGGTGTTGCTGCTGGATGAACCGACGTTCGGCCTGGATGCGGCAAACACCTTCCGGCTGCTGGAGCTGTTGGAATCGATGCGAAGACAGGGAACCACCATTCTGATGGTGACACATGATGAGCGGATCATGGCGGACGCGGCCACGAGGATCTGGGTGATCCGAAGCGGCAGATTGGCGGAGGACAAAGTGCCGGGGGGATCGGCGGCATGGACGGACGGCCGGGGAAAGGAGGAAGCCGCATGCCTTTCGACGCGAATTTGA
- a CDS encoding energy-coupling factor transporter transmembrane component T family protein, whose translation MPFDANLRETWLHRANPAVKLILLTMMMLGTLLIHNPNVQLWLSMGTLLLFVGWSGAPLRWMALILLSLLFVVVSSSLTMIMFGKGETVWWEWGWIRVSEESFYRGIHVGFRSMAFACLGLVFSFTTRPVLLFYSLMQQLKLPPRLAYSMMAAIRLIPMLAEELQTLRMAFRVRGVVTKGGPLSLLRVTVKYAVPLLSQGIRRAARIAVAMEAKRFCEGGRTYYYRTGISGHDLLLAVVCLGMFAAAMAVGKEFPVWPVPDVRSVD comes from the coding sequence ATGCCTTTCGACGCGAATTTGAGGGAGACGTGGCTTCACCGGGCCAATCCCGCCGTGAAACTGATCCTGCTCACGATGATGATGTTGGGCACCTTGCTCATCCACAATCCCAATGTCCAGCTCTGGCTCTCGATGGGGACCCTGTTGTTGTTCGTCGGGTGGAGCGGCGCTCCGCTCCGGTGGATGGCGCTGATCCTGCTCTCACTGCTGTTTGTGGTCGTATCTTCTTCGCTGACGATGATCATGTTCGGCAAAGGGGAGACCGTCTGGTGGGAATGGGGCTGGATCCGCGTGTCCGAGGAAAGTTTTTACCGCGGGATTCACGTGGGATTCCGCTCCATGGCGTTCGCCTGTCTCGGCCTGGTGTTTTCGTTCACCACCCGGCCGGTGCTCCTCTTCTATTCGCTCATGCAGCAGCTGAAACTTCCGCCGAGGCTGGCTTACAGCATGATGGCGGCCATCCGGCTGATTCCGATGTTGGCCGAAGAGCTGCAGACGCTGCGCATGGCGTTCCGTGTGCGGGGAGTCGTGACGAAAGGCGGGCCGCTTTCCCTGCTGCGGGTGACCGTGAAGTATGCGGTGCCCCTGTTGTCCCAGGGGATCCGGCGCGCCGCCCGGATCGCCGTGGCGATGGAAGCGAAGCGGTTTTGCGAGGGGGGCCGGACGTATTATTACCGGACCGGCATCTCGGGACATGATCTGCTGTTGGCCGTGGTCTGCTTGGGAATGTTCGCGGCGGCGATGGCGGTCGGGAAGGAGTTCCCGGTGTGGCCGGTTCCGGATGTTCGGTCCGTGGACTGA
- a CDS encoding thiamine phosphate synthase, with product MRVKRPELHVVTTGRQPAERVVPVLAEISPLVDRIHLREKALSAGEVYRMAASLAERGVPPEKIIINDRVDVAVAIGAGGVQLAWHSLRMSVVRRAFPGLRAGRSVHSEKEADEAVRDGADWLIYGHVFPTRSKPGLSPRGLEELGSIIRRQPVPVIAIGGILPENAGLPLEAGAAGIAVMSGILERPDPAKAAWEYAAILNRWVKKHGTNL from the coding sequence ATGCGGGTGAAACGACCGGAGCTTCATGTGGTCACCACGGGGAGGCAGCCCGCCGAACGGGTCGTTCCTGTATTGGCGGAGATCTCGCCGCTGGTGGATCGGATTCATCTGCGGGAAAAAGCGCTCTCCGCCGGAGAGGTGTACCGAATGGCCGCTTCGTTGGCGGAGCGGGGCGTACCGCCGGAAAAAATCATCATCAATGACCGGGTGGACGTGGCGGTGGCCATCGGGGCGGGAGGCGTCCAGCTGGCGTGGCACAGCCTGCGGATGTCCGTCGTTCGCCGCGCGTTCCCCGGACTGCGGGCGGGCCGCTCCGTCCATTCGGAAAAAGAGGCGGACGAGGCCGTTCGTGACGGAGCCGATTGGCTCATCTACGGGCACGTGTTTCCCACCCGAAGCAAACCGGGCCTGTCGCCGCGGGGATTGGAAGAGCTGGGATCCATCATTCGCCGCCAACCGGTTCCGGTCATTGCCATCGGGGGGATCTTGCCGGAAAATGCCGGGCTCCCTCTTGAGGCGGGGGCGGCGGGCATCGCTGTCATGTCGGGCATTCTGGAGAGGCCCGATCCGGCGAAGGCGGCGTGGGAGTATGCCGCGATCCTGAACAGGTGGGTGAAAAAACATGGCACAAACCTTTGA
- the thiO gene encoding glycine oxidase ThiO — protein sequence MAQTFDVAVIGGGVMGCGIAWKLAERGHKVVVLERDRVGAKASSAAAGMLGAQAELTEDGPLLRLAVKSRSMFPGLAAELKELSGIDIRFVDRGMVKIALTAEEAEALRDQALRHCEMGLEVAWLDGERLRQRVPGLSPLVQGGVFLPRDGQVSAPDFTRALARSAVKRGAIIREHVEVTGLVLDGNAVRGVKTLTDVIHADRVVVAAGAWTGGMLAKAGVHIPTVPVKGECFSVMADTTFLGHTVFAEGCYLVPKEGGRLVVGATMEPGTFDERISLGGLAELMQKAMRIFPSIHLASWERAWSGIRPQTPDGLPILGRHPEIGGLIVATGHFRNGILLAPVTAEIAADLAEDKPVPPSLEAFRVDRWNNVEVMS from the coding sequence ATGGCACAAACCTTTGATGTCGCCGTCATCGGCGGAGGGGTGATGGGTTGCGGCATTGCCTGGAAATTGGCCGAACGCGGGCACAAGGTGGTTGTGCTCGAACGGGACCGCGTCGGCGCCAAGGCTTCTTCCGCGGCTGCCGGCATGTTGGGGGCCCAGGCGGAACTCACGGAAGACGGACCGCTGCTTCGGCTGGCCGTCAAGAGCCGCTCCATGTTTCCTGGACTGGCGGCGGAGCTGAAAGAGCTCTCGGGAATCGACATCCGCTTTGTCGACCGGGGGATGGTGAAAATCGCTTTGACGGCCGAGGAGGCGGAGGCGCTGCGGGATCAGGCCCTTCGCCACTGCGAAATGGGGCTGGAAGTGGCCTGGTTGGACGGGGAGCGCCTCCGGCAACGGGTCCCCGGTTTGTCTCCGCTGGTGCAAGGAGGAGTGTTTTTGCCGCGGGACGGTCAGGTGTCGGCACCGGACTTCACACGGGCACTCGCCCGAAGCGCCGTCAAGCGGGGAGCGATCATCCGCGAGCATGTGGAAGTGACGGGACTGGTGCTGGATGGAAACGCCGTCCGCGGAGTGAAAACCTTGACGGACGTGATTCATGCGGACCGGGTGGTGGTGGCTGCGGGAGCGTGGACCGGCGGAATGCTCGCCAAAGCGGGGGTTCACATCCCGACGGTTCCCGTCAAGGGAGAATGCTTTTCCGTGATGGCGGACACCACCTTCCTCGGGCACACGGTGTTTGCCGAAGGTTGTTACCTCGTTCCCAAAGAGGGAGGACGACTGGTGGTGGGGGCCACCATGGAACCCGGCACCTTTGACGAACGGATCTCTCTCGGGGGCCTGGCCGAATTGATGCAAAAAGCGATGCGCATTTTTCCCTCGATCCATTTGGCTTCCTGGGAGCGTGCGTGGAGCGGAATCCGCCCGCAGACTCCGGACGGCCTTCCGATTCTCGGCCGGCATCCGGAAATCGGGGGGCTCATCGTCGCCACCGGTCATTTCCGGAACGGAATCTTGCTGGCGCCCGTCACGGCGGAGATCGCGGCCGATTTGGCGGAGGACAAGCCGGTCCCGCCGTCATTGGAAGCGTTTCGCGTCGATCGGTGGAACAACGTGGAGGTGATGTCATGA
- the thiS gene encoding sulfur carrier protein ThiS produces the protein MNLRINGETVHIPEEVTTVEDLLGHFSLAGKVVIVERNGEVLEKADHPRTRLSDGDRIEIVHFVGGG, from the coding sequence ATGAATCTGCGCATCAACGGGGAGACGGTTCACATTCCGGAAGAAGTGACCACCGTGGAAGATCTGCTCGGTCACTTTTCCCTCGCGGGCAAAGTGGTGATCGTGGAGCGGAACGGCGAAGTGCTGGAGAAGGCGGACCATCCCCGGACGCGTCTTTCGGACGGAGACCGGATTGAAATCGTTCACTTTGTGGGAGGCGGTTGA
- a CDS encoding thiazole synthase, with protein MLKIGPYTFRSRLLLGTGKYPDPDVQKQAVEVSEAEILTFAVRRMNIWQPDQPNLLERLDLTRYKLLPNTAGAKTAAEAVRIAKLARASGLCDMVKVEVIGCDKTLLPDPVETLRATEELLKEGFIVLPYTSDDVVLARRLQESGAHAVMPGASPIGSGQGIVNPLNLSLIIEQSTVPVIVDAGIGSPADAALAMELGADGVLLNTAVSSAKDPVKMARAMKLAIEAGRLGYEAGRIPKKRYATASSPSEGWSPVG; from the coding sequence ATGTTGAAAATCGGACCATATACCTTCCGGTCCCGGCTGCTTCTGGGAACCGGCAAATACCCCGATCCGGATGTGCAAAAGCAGGCGGTGGAAGTCTCCGAAGCGGAGATTCTCACGTTTGCGGTCCGCCGCATGAATATCTGGCAACCGGATCAACCCAACTTGCTGGAACGGCTGGATCTGACCCGATACAAGCTGCTTCCCAACACCGCCGGGGCCAAGACGGCGGCCGAAGCGGTGAGAATCGCCAAGCTCGCCCGCGCGTCCGGGCTGTGCGACATGGTGAAAGTGGAAGTGATCGGCTGTGACAAAACGTTGTTGCCGGATCCGGTGGAGACGCTCCGTGCGACGGAAGAGCTGCTCAAAGAGGGCTTCATCGTGCTTCCTTACACTTCGGATGACGTGGTGCTGGCCCGGAGATTGCAGGAGTCGGGAGCGCACGCCGTGATGCCGGGCGCATCCCCGATCGGGTCCGGTCAGGGGATCGTCAATCCGCTCAATCTCAGCCTGATCATCGAACAGTCCACCGTGCCGGTCATCGTGGATGCGGGCATCGGTTCCCCCGCGGACGCCGCCTTGGCGATGGAATTGGGAGCGGACGGGGTGCTTTTGAACACCGCCGTTTCCTCGGCCAAAGATCCGGTCAAGATGGCGAGGGCGATGAAATTGGCCATCGAAGCGGGGCGACTCGGATATGAAGCCGGACGGATTCCCAAAAAGCGGTATGCCACGGCGAGCAGCCCCTCGGAAGGATGGAGCCCCGTTGGATGA